Sequence from the Qipengyuania gaetbuli genome:
GGGCCGCTGGCTCACCCGCATGGAAGCGCCGGCGACGGCTGGCACGATGCGCTTCTGCATGCCGATTGCGGAGCCGGGCAGCTATGGCATCGCCGTGCGCCACGATCTCAACGGCAATGGCAAGACCGACATCTTCGGTGATGGTGGAGCGATGTCGAACAACCCCAGCATCAACCTCTTCAACCTCGGCAAGCCGAACTACAAGAAGGTGGCCTTCAACGTCGGCAATACGGTCGAATCGATTTCGATCCGGATGCGTTACCGCTGAGCTTTCGCCGCTCGGCGGCGCGCCCGCCACAGCTCCCATGCCGCGCCCGGCATGGCGAGCAGCGGGTGCTTTTCACGGAACGGTGTGACCTCCAGTTCGATGCCTGTGTGACGGTGCAACTTCCATGCGCCGTAGCGTGCGGCACCCTCGAACGTCGTGGTCGCCTTTGCCAGTCGCAGGATGTTGAGCGGTTTGCCCAGGCGTTCGCGCTCGCGCCATTCGCGCAGGATATTCCGTCGGGTCGCTTCGCCGAGTTGCGGGGCCAAGCGATTACCTTCCTGCAAAAAAGCGATGCCCTGTGCCTCCCAGGCGAGCGGGAGCAGCCCGTCGAAATGATCGCGGTTCACCGACAGGATCGAATCCTCGCGCCCCGGCTTCTCGACCCGGAATTCCGCCCGATAGGTCGCTTGGAACAGCGCGCGCCAAAATTCCTCGGCCTCACCCTCTGACGGGCCGAGCGCGGCCGCGTAACGCGCTGCCGATTTCGCTGCTGCCGCGATTGCCTCGTGCACCGACTGCCGCGCGGCGTCGTCCACCGTCCAGATGAGCGCGCTTGGCTGGACGAACCGCGTCCAGATCGTCGTGTCGCGACTTTGTCCGCTGGCCGCCTTTGTAAACTGGGCCAGCGACATGGTGGCTATCTTGGCGCGCAGCGTTTCACCGCCGTATTCCCACTCGCGGTAGCTCACCTTCGGCCAGACGCGTTCGACTTGGGCACCCGGCAGCAGGACGTAGAAATCGAGCACGCCCTCGAGCGAACCGGTCCTCAGGTTCGAGCCGTAGAACAACACGGCGCTGGCGCCTGCTTCCTCGCCGAGCATCCGCGCATAGGCCGCGACCTCCGGGCGCACTTCAGCGCCAAGCGATGCTGCAATCCGCTGGTCGAGCGACGCGCTCACGCCGTCACGAATTCCATTTCGGGCCCCTGTCCCACAAGATAGCGACCGGCCGGGAAATGCTCGCCGTCGAGGATGAAGGGCTCCTCGACGTCGAAGGAAAAGGCCTCAGCAGAAATGTGGTGCAGTCCCGCGCCTGCCAGCCAGCGCGGATGCCAGCCGGCAAGAATGGCAGGGAGTACCGCGAAGATCCGGCGGCGCGGCCGGTCGAGCACCGCGAGGCGGATCGGTGCCTGCCGCTTGCCGAACAGCTGGATATTGCCGGGCAGGCGCTCGAAAGTCGAGGCAAGCATGATGTGCCGCCGGTCGGGGGCGCCGTGGCGCGAATGCGGCATAGGCTCGCCCGACGGCTCGAATGCCAGGTCCATCCGCGTGCCGCGGCGCCAGCGGTTGTCATTGCCCGAAAAGAGCACCTGCATCACGCCCCAAGCCGCGGTCGCTCCGACGGCCAGCGAGTTGAAGAACCCCATGCGGTGCGCTTCCTGTCCGGCTTCGATGCCGAGCGTGAAAGCACCCGCTCCGAGCACGAAACCGAGCATCGGTTCTGCATCTTCTCCCTGCGCCTCGACCACGGTCAGCGCGCGGCGACGGACGCGCTTGCCCGAGCGGTAGGCCGCAACCGCTTCGGCAAGACCCCACTGCGCGGGAAGGTCGAGATCGACCTTGAGCGCGTTGGTCTTGCCCTGCGGCACGATCGCCAGCACCGGCCAATTCGCCCCGAACACCGGTTGTCCGAGAGTGAGCACATCGCGGATCGTGCCGTCCCCGCCGCTGATGACGAGCAGGTCGATGCCGCTGCGCGCAAGGTCCGCAAGCTCTGCCGCCAGCTCTTCCTTGGTGCAGGGCTGCACCAGCCGCACATCGGCACCTGCGACCGTTTCGGCCGGGCCGCCCTGGTTACGGTGCGAGCGCGGGTTGTGGATCATGGCAATGCGCGGCGCAGGCGCGGCCTGCGGCTCGATCCCCGATGGAATCTCGCCGGTCGCATCATGCATAGGCCGGTAATCGTGAATGACGCGCTCCATTGCGGTTCGCCCGTGGATGGTTCCAGATAGTGCAGGGATGCCGCTGCGGCAATGCGAGCGCCGCGCGAACGCACGTCACTGGCGCACCCGACAGGATTCGAACCTGTGGCCTCTGCCTTCGGAGGTCTGAGCTACCCAGTCTAGCCGCGTTCCAGCGAGTTTTTGATCGTGCCTCGATGTTCCTAAAACACTCGACTTCTTCGACGTTTACACTAGGGAACAGTCTATCCGGGTCTCGGCGGGACTAAGCGCAGCGCGCGCATTTGAGTTCCCCCGCGTTTCCCCGGCAAAGTTCTGGAGGAAGCGAGATGGAAGCCACAACCACCGCCGTCGCACACGACGCGAAGCGAGACACCATCACAGATAAGGCGATTGCCAAGCTGAAGGCGGAACCGGGGAAACGGCTCGAGTGGGCCGACACCGTGGTCCCGCAGCTCCGGCTCCGGGTGAGCGACAAGGGGGCGAAACACTGGTCAGTGATCTATCGGGTATCGGGCGCTGGCGACGGCGGCAAGAAGGGTCCGATGCGTCGAATGTCGTTGGGCGACTATCCCCGCGTGACCATCTCGAAGGCCCGGGACGCGGCGCGCGGTGCCCTCGACTTAGCCGAAAGGGGAGCCAACCCGGCCCAGCAGCGGAAGACAGAGGCAATCGAGCGCAACGCCCGCACCTTCGAGGCCATCGTTGAGCGGTTCATCGACGAGTACGCCAAGCTCGAGCAAAAGGAGTGGAAGTCCACGAAGGCCTACTTCGACAACTACGTCCTGCCACGCTGGACCGGAAAGGTCATCAACGAGATCGGGCGCTCCGATGTTTCGGCCCTCCTCACGAAGGTTCGCGCCCAAGGCATTGAACGCGCCCGAGATCGCGCACGGAAGGCGAAGAAGCCGAGGCCGGAGGAGAAGTACGAATTGAGCGGCCTCTCGGCGGCGCGGGAAGTCCGAAAGCGTCTCCGCACGCTGTTCTTCTGGGCAATCGAGGAGGAGCTGATCGCGGTCAATCCGGTGGTCAGCATCAAGACCAAGAAGAAGCAAAAAGCATTCGCCTACACGGCCCGCAAGCGCACCTTATCGGTCGAGGAGCTCCGGCGCGTGTGGCGAGCGGCGGACGAGATCGGTTATCGGTACGGCCGGGTGATCCAGCTCCTGATTCTGACGGGCCAGCGCTTATCGGAGATAGCCAATCTGAACACCGATTGGCTCGACCGGGAGAAGTGGATCGTCACTGTGCCGCCCCTGCACTACAAGACCGATATTCAGCACACCTTCCCGCTCTCTCCTCCGGCCCGGAAGATTATCGAGGCGCTGCCCAGCTATCAGGCTCTCCCTGAGAAGCTCGACAAGACATATTTCCTCTTCCCAACCGACAAGGGCGATGGCGCGATCAGCGGCTTCTCGAAGTGCCGCGATCAGCTCCACGCGAAGATTGCTGAGCTTGACGAGAAGGAGGGGCTCGCCCCGCTCGAGGAGTGGCAAGTGCGGGATATTCGCCGGTCCGTGAAAACGGGTATGTCGGAATTGGGGGTCCCGTTCCTACATTCCGAGCAGGTGCTCGGTCATGTTATCCCCGGTGTGGGAGCCGTTTACGATACGCACGACTACATGGCCGAGAAGAGCGCCGCGCTCGAGAAGTGGGGGGAGCTATGGACATAGAGCCCGACGAGGAGACGCGCGCCATCGCCGCAGAGGCGTATTGGGCTGCGGAAGCTCCGTTCCAGTCCAGCCGCGATTCAGCAGACGCCCGTGAACGCATCCGCAACATCAAGTCGCAAGCGGGGATAGACGGCCTAGAGCCGCGTCTCCGGCAGCTCTGGGACTGGCACGTCAAATATCAGCGCGGCTTCTCTGAGATGCCCTTCGAGATGCAGAAGGCCGAGTTCCTCTTCCTACAGGTCGAGGAGGCGGTGCCAGAGCTCGAGATTCCCGCGCCCTACGGCCGCCGTGGGTACGATGCCTATCAGGCAGCCGCCGTCCCGCTCCTCGCTTGGTGGGAGGCTGGCGGCAATCGCGTTACCGCCAATCGCGGGCGGGCCGTTGCCAAGGAGGGCCGGAAGCAGCCCAAACCGAGCGCAGCGGTCTCTTTCCTCGCTGCGGAGTTTCGCCGCATTACCCCGGACCTCGGGGACCGGGCGCTCGACGTGGCGTTCAAGGTGGCGCAGCGACACATTCGCAATCGCACGACATTACGGTAATTTCTTCTCGGCTGCGCAGCCCCGAAAACCCCCTCAGACGCGAATAGCCGTCGATAGAGGAGGTCAAGGTGGCCCAGCGACAAGTACTGCTCACGCTCCCGGAAGTGTCGGAGCTGACCCGGCTGAGTAAGCCGACGATCTACAACTACATCCGCGACGAGAAGCACGACTTTCCGAAGCAAGTGCGCCTCGGGCCGAACCGGGTTGTCTGGGTGAAGAGTGAGATCGACCGATGGCTGAAGAGCCGCCGCGATGCTCGCCACGAAGAGCCGCAAGCCGCCTAATCGAAGGCCGCCGCCCTGACTAGGAGCGGCGGCCCGATTCACAGGATGGAAGGGAGACTTCCGTGAGTGACTATAGTGTTTCCCGCCCCGGGGACGAAGGCCGAAGCGTTGAGGACGAGGAGCTCCGCCCGGACCTCGACATGGCTATCGGCTTCCTGCGCCAGTACCGCCCCGAAGGCCCGTGGGTACTGACCGCCATCCCGGACGGTGGCGGTCGCACGAAGACAAAGACCTTCCAGCCCGAGACTGAGGCGGCCGCCCGGGAATGGATCCAGCGCTGGAATGAAGCCGAGCGGCACCACGTCTATTTCATGGCCAATCCTCCGATGCGCGACCTCGACAAGAAGGCGAGCAAGGAGGACGTGAAAGAGGCGGCGGTGTTCTACGTGGACATTGACCCGAAGGCAGGTGAGGACCCTGCGGCCGCCCGCTTCGCCGCGATCAAGGACCTCGAAGCCTTCGACCCCCCGCCCTCGATCATCATCGACAGCGGCGGCGGTGCGCAAGGCATCTGGCTCTTGGAAGAGGCCTTACCGATTGAGGGCAACCTGACGGCGGCGGAAGATGCTGAGCTCTATAACGTACACCTCGAGGCTAAGCTCGGGGGCGATCACTGCCACAACGCTGATCGCATCCTCCGGCTTGTCGGTACGATCAACTGGAAGCGCAAGCCCGGCCGCGTACCCCGGATGGCATCGCTAGACGAGAAGCGGTCAACTTGGTGTCGCTATCCGGTGAAGAGATTCACCGCCGCGCCACCTAGGCATGTCTCTCCGAGTGCCGGACAGGCGAAGGTACAGCTCGAGGGCGTGCCGGCATTTCTGCGCGATTTAGACGAGCTCCCCGAGGCGGTGAGTAAGCGTACCCGAATGCTGATTGTGCAGGGCGGTGACCCGGATGATGCACAGCGTTACGCATCGCGGTCAGAGGTGACATTCGGGGTATGCACCGAGCTCGTCCGCGCGGGGTGCAGCGATGAGCAAATCGCCGCTGTGCTGCTGGACCCGGACTTCGGAATATCGAAGCACACCTTGGCCCAAAAGAGATCGCTGGAATATGCGGCCCGGCAGATCAAGCGTGCGCGCGAAGAGGTGAACGAGCCGATGCTCGCCCGGATGAATGCCGCTCACGCCGTGATCGAGCTCTACGGCGGTAAGACCAAGGTTGTGTCATGGGAGCCAAGCGAGGTTGACCCGAGCCGGAAGGAGATCGTGGCCCAGTCCTTCGAGGACTTCCGCAACCGCTACATGAACATCAAGGTCCAGAGCGGGGTCAATAAGGACAACAACCCCGTCTATGTCCCGGCCGGAAAGTGGTGGCTGGAACACCCGATGCGCCGTCAGTATCGCAGCGTGGTTTTCCGGCCGAGCGAGAAGGTGGACGAGGACGAGTGGAACATCTGGCAGGGGCTGGCAGTGAAGCCGGAGCCGGGCGAATGGCCGCTGTTGCGCCGCCTGATTGTCGAGGGGTTGGCCGGTGGCGACAAGAGCCTAGCGGACTACATCATCCGATGGTCTGCATTCGGGGTCCAGAACCCCGGACGGCCAGCCGAGGTCGCGCTGACCTTCATCGGCGGGAAGGGGACTGGCAAGGGGACCTTCGCGCGGGTGCTCTGCCAAGTGTTTGGGCAACACGCACGGCACGTCGCAGGGGAGCGCAGCCTGACCAGCAACTTCAACAAGCATCTCCACGGTTGCGCGCTTCTGTTCGCGGACGAGGCCGTTGCGCCGGGGGAAAAGAACGCTGCCGGTCTGGTGAAGGCGTTCATCACCGAGAATGAGATCATGATCGAGCCGAAGGGAGTGGACGCTTTCTTCGCCCCAAACCGGCTCAAGGTCATAATCGCCTCGAACAATACTTACGTGGTCGATGCCAGCGACGATGAGCGCCGTTACGCAGTGTTCAACGTGTCGAGGCGGTTTGCCGCACCGCCGGGGGCGAGCATGGACGATGAGCGCATGATGTTCTGGCGCGACTTGCGCGCGGAGATCGCCAACGGCGGAACCGAGGCCTTCCTACACGACCTGCTCGAGATTGACTTGGGAGACTGGCATCCCCGCTATGACGTGCCGCAGACCTCCGCATTGAACGAGCAGCGCGCGGCCGGGCTCAAGGGCTTCGACAAGGTCCTCTTCGACATTCTTCAATCTGGTGACCTCCCGGCGCTGGATAATCTGAGAAAGATCGGCGGTGACCAGTTCGTCCTGCCATCGCGCCAGCTTGCCGAATACGGCAGCAATGTCAGTCGCCGGAAGGTCACTACCAACTGGGTCAGCAACCTTCTCGGCCCGGGACAGCCGGACGAGGCTGGTGTGATTCACAATCCGGGCTTGGGCTTCGAAAAGTGGGATCGCGGCGGCCCGAAGGGCTGGGTGATGCCGACGCTTGGCGAGGCTCGGGCAGCGTGGGCCAGGTGCCGCTTCGAATGGCAGTGGGATGATTCCGAGCGCTGGGGATACGAAAGCGCTGTGATCGAAGATCAACCAAGCGGTGACGATCGGGAGCCCCCGCCTGCTGACGATGACCCATACTGATCGACCTTGCCGGTTAAGGTCGGTCTATCCCCGCCGACCTTGAATGCGCGGAAACCCAAGAAAACCGCGCCGAAAACCGACCTTCTCGACCCTATCGACCCTAAGCCCAAGTCGGGGGACCGGGAGGCAGTCGCTTTCGATATTGCCGCTGATCTCGTTTCCCCCTGATCCCTGTTTAAGGTCGAGAAGGTCGAGAAGGTCGGAGAAAGGCACGGAAATCGTGGTGTCTCGGGCATTCGACCTTGACGCGACCTCCCCGACCCCTGCTGCAACTGTTCGAGGGCCTGTTTGGGGAAAGTGCCGCCGCCTACCGTTTGCTGCGTTGTTCCTTCGCGCGGGCGCGCGCGAGATCGGCCGCCCGGAGCCGGAGCTCTTCCTCTTAGAGGCTCAGCTCCGCTGTCGCAGGTTCCAGCGTTCCTTGGGTTTCTTTTGCCAGTGCCGTTCCCCGGGGGCATCCGAGGGGAAACGGATTGGGATTTCAGGTGCGTCTCGGTGCGTCAGAATCATCTGGGCTGCCGAGCCGATGCCAAGCCTCCTCGTAATCAGGCACCGCGTAGTGTTTCGGCTCTAACCAATGGGAAACTACGCCGCTTGCGTTCACAGTCCGTGTCGCAAGACGTCGGACCTCGTCCATAGTGAGGACATAGCAAGTGGGCGCGTCAGAGTTAGCCCGTAGGGTTATCACCCACCAAGGGGAACGGAGATTCTCGAGCGAGCTGCCCAGAGGGACGGCCGAGCGCTTCGACAGTGCCTTTGACTGTATGGGTAGGACAGTGGCCTCGTTATCACTGGCAGCATAAAGGTCTGCACCACGTGCATTCCGCACTGTGGGCATAACATGCCAGCCGCGCCGAGATAGCTCCCGTGCAACGTGATAAAGTCCTGCATTACCAGTTAGTTGATGCCGCACAATCGCCATCCTTCGGTATGAAACTAGACGGGTAGATCCACACATACGCCAAATATTTAGCAAATGTGTGTTGCAATAGGGAAAATGGCTGCATACATTCCGCCATCAGAGCAAACTGGAGGTCCATATGCGTGATAAACGAGCAAAGTTCGTCGAACTTGCAAACAAGCGCGTCAACAAAGCGATCGCACAGCTGCGTTTAGTCGGAAATCTATCGAACAAATCTGCGTATGAATTCACGGAGGATGATGCGCGAAAGATCGTCAAGGCGCTCCAGAAAGAGGTGGATGCCCTCAAGGCGAAATTCTCCAACGATGCCAGTAGCGACGGAAACGAATTTCAGCTTTAGTACGTCAATTCAATTAGTTTAGCCAAATTCACGGGGAAATATGAGCAACACTCAAGTTCTGCCCACATGGACATTTGAACGCAGCGGCCCAATGGGAGGTGCGGCAGGCGAAGCCTTTACCAACCCCCTAGCCGCTAGCGGCATGCCTCGAGCAGCTGTCTTGGCTCGAGAAGCCGTCCAGAACTCGGTCGATGCGAGCGAGAACGGAGGAAAGGTTTTGGTACGCTTCCGCGAGCACCGAGTGGTTGGCGAAGAGAAAATTGAGTTCGTGAAGACCGCCAACTTGGCGGCGCTCGCGTCGCGCCAGAGCGCCATCCTTGCGGGTCAGCCCAATTGCCTATCTGCCATCGATGATGAACAGTCTGAGATCAGCCTTCTGTACGTCGAAGACCACCGCACTACTGGTCTTGAGGGCGACTTCAACACGCCGAGCTCCAAATTCTATCGATTCTTGCTATCGCTTGGCGATGGCGGAAAAATTCGAGAATCCCATGGCTCTGGAGGGTCATTCGGCTTCGGAAAATCGGTCTACAGTTCCAATTCAGCAATCAATACGATTTACGCCTACAGCAAGACGAGAGATCAAGACGGCAAAATTCGCTCGATCATATTCGGCTGCGGCTATTTCAAATCTCACGAAGTCGGCAACGATTTCCACACGGGCCGCGCTTGGTTCGGTCGCGACGTCACATTTGGCGAGGCAGCTTACCAAAAGGTCGAGCCGCTGGTGGGCAAAGAGGCAGACGAACTAGCTATCAGTCTAGGCTTCAAGCTTCGCAAGGACAGCGACCTAGGTACGTCTGTGCTCATTGTAGATTCGTCGATCGACTTGGACGAAGTCCTCTCGGGTGTCGAAGATTGGTGGTGGCCGCGCATCATCAGCAATGAACTTGATATTCAAGTTGTGAGTGCGAACGGCTCGAAGACCATGCCTCGCCCCAGAATTCGCGAGCACCTCAAGCCGTTCATTGAAGCCTATGAAGTATGTACGACGCAGGCAGTCCCGAGAGCGGGCATCGAACTGCGAAAACCGTTCAATAGGATGGAGAACCTGAGCTTAGGCGTTTGCGCGCTCAAGGTCCTAGACAAAGATGCCGACGGCAACTTGCCGGTGACCGAAGATCGCGTAGACTCAATTGCGCTGATGCGAGCGCCTAAGATGGTTGTCGCCTATTACCGTGCTTGGAATGCCGGCAACCCGCCCCTGGCTGGGGTCTATGTGGCAGACGATGACGTAGACGACATTTTGCGATCGGCCGAGTCTCCAGCCCACGACAAATGGGACCTCGACTCTGCAAGATTGCGTGATGCCGAGGGGAACAATCGAGCAGTAGTCGATTCGATCCTTCGCCGCCTTCGTAGCACCGTGAAGGACTTTCAGCGGCTCGCCTCCCCTCCCCCTCCTCCGCGCCCTCGAAAGCTAGGGCTGCTCGAAAGGAACCTAGCGAACTTCCTTTCTCCTTCGAAGGGCGGTCCCGAGCCGGGGCCGGATCATCCATCTGCTCCAATCCACCTCAACTATGATTCTCCGCCTGAGCTCCACGCGACTGAAGAAGGAATGCTTGAGATGGTCGCGCGCTTTGGCCTCAAGTTGAAGGAGGACAGCGATGACGAAGAACTTGATGTTCGGATCAAAGTGACCTGCGCGGTGGTGGCGGACGGCTCCGACGTTGATCCGATAATGCTGGAAATGAGCACTCAGGAGGGGGAATTGGAAGTAATCGATAAAGAGTCGGGCCTTTATCGAGCACGGCTTTCCAAGGACACGGCCATCAAGCTGACTGCAAAATCCGCACCTTACGATCCGAACTGGACGATCCGGTTCATTCCAGAAGTTGAACCCGTGGAGCTTGAACAATGAGGACCCAGTGGCACCGGTCGGAACCGAAGACGCTTCGCCCCTTTTTCGCTGTGAGGTCCGTAGAAGAAACCACACATCATGCTGCGATCAAGATCGCGGAGAATGCCGCTTCGGTTGAGGACGAGGTCATCGATGTTGACGAAATAGACCTTCGACAACTTCAAATTTCGATAAAACCAAACATTGTTGCGAGCGATGAATGGCTACCAGCTGGCTTTGCAGCGGATGACCTTGAGTTAGCCATATTTTGTCGCAGCCCCTTCCTAAAGAACTCAATCATTGTCGGAACCTATTCGCTCGAACAACCGATGCCAGAAGAAGTCTCCGTGTCAGATGAGATTCTGCAGAAGCTGGGGGGCGGGCGCGAGCTTCGCATAACGGTCGCGCTGGTCTTGGTGGCTGACAAGGAGCGTCAAGCTGGAATGCCCTTCTCAATGGGCCATTGGCTGTCCTCCAAGACGTTCCATTTGCGCGAGCGAAAGCTCCAGACGATGTTTGACGTCAAGACGCGCACTTCCGAGGAATGGGTGGAAGCCAATTATCCCCCGAAGACACTCTACTCAGTGGTCTACATCGGCGGAATTGATGCTGCAGGCGATGAGAATGGACCAATCGCCGACGTGCATATTCACCTCGACGCTTACAACCGTATGGCCGGTGAAAAGATTGGTGAAACCCTTGAGCCAATGCTCAGCGTTGAGATGATTGCACAAGTTCTTGAACAATCTCTCGCAGATTGGAGGGACTACGATGAAGCGCCCCCGGGTAGTCCCCTCTTAAATCTTACGAAGAAGATCACGAATGCCGACAAGCCATCATTGGCCGAACTGAAGAAGATCGTGACAAATCAATCACTTCTTAGAGCAGTCCTGCAGGACAAGATCGGTGTCCTCAGCTATGTCACTTCAGGAGGAAACTGATGTCATATCCCGCTCTTTCGAAGGCTGATGCCAAACGCATCCTTACTGCATATCGCAATGGAGAAGAATTGGCAAAGCTTCCCGCCTTCACCAAGCAACTCGGCAGTGAGGCAGATTGGGATGAGATTGCAGACGAGCTTTTCAAGGCGCTGGAAGAGATCAAAAGCAAATTCCCGGAGCCCGAAAAAGGGGGTGGCTATCGCAAGTTTGAGATCTTGGCGGGCATTGCCGCTCACAGACTCCTGCCGATTCATCCCGCGACGGCCGATCCCGACTTTTGGACTTGGCTGTTGATGCGCAGTTTCGTGCCCTTGGTTTTATGGCGATATGGCGAAACCGCTGATGCGAAGAATTTCGGCCTTGGCGGTGCCCAAGAGAACTTCATGTTCCGTTTATGGCTGCGAGCAGACATTGGATTTGATCCCGTGGCGAACTCATACGAATTGGCGGAATTGGGCGACATTGACTTCTGGCGAAGCCATATTTTCCGACAAAGTTACGGTGATGGCCGAAGCTTTGCCCGAGCGCTCATTCAGTTTCAATTCCCCGGAGGGTCAGACGCGAAAGCACGGCTGACTGTCCAGCAAATACGAGATTTTGCGAAACATCTAAAAAAGGCTCGATCTAATCTGGCAGTCGAGGTACTAGATGAGATGAAATCCGCTCATCTTATAGAGCGGGAGTGGGCCAAATTGGCCGAAACAACGCTGCAAGGTTCATGATCAGTCAGTCTTTCGAACGAAAAAACCGTCGTCTTTATCGTAAGTTAGAGATAGGGGGCAGAGCTTCGCAAACTGAAGTAGCGGACCTCGGCGACCCCGGCCTTTCCCCATCCGAAGCATGGTGGCAATCCAAATTGCGCGAAGCGGTTAGGGAAGAGCTTTCGCCACCGAGAAGCTTAAAGGTGGTCGACGCATTTTCTGGATCCGGCGGGCTAAGCTTGGGTGCCAACATGGCAATTCAAGCCGCCGGCTTCGGAGCGCGCCATGTAGCTGCGATCGACACTGACGCCGCGGCACTTGCCGTCCATAGGCATAATTTCGAAACGGAAGTCACCATCGCAGATAGTGCGTCGCGTATCGTTGACTACCATGTCCTCGGGCAGGACGACGACGCCGAATTTGGCTATGATCCGGAGCTGATTTCGTCCTACCTGTTGCCTGAGAAGACTACCGATCTGTTTTTGGCGGGCCCTCCCTGCCAAGGGCATTCAAATCTTAACAATCACACACGCCGAGATGACCCAAGGAACCAGCTTTATATAACGTCAGTGGCTTTGGGCCTTGCACTCAAGGCCAGCTGCATTGTGATCGAAAACGTCCCCACCGTACTGAGAGACAAATCCAATGTGGTCGGTACGGGTGAAACGCTCTTGAGGGCCGCAGGCTATTCCGTCGCCTCAATGGTGCTAAGGGCAGACGATTTCGGAGCGCCTCAAACTAGGGCGCGATTTTTCCTGATCGCAACGAAAGCGGGGGATGCCCAAGCGGCTCTCGAAGCAGTGGCGAACGAGCTTCAATCGCCTGCGATGCCGCTGTCTTGGGCAATAAGCGACCTCCTTGATAAGTCCGCAGATGGATTGATGAATACACCAGCCGCACCGAGTCCGGTCACGTTGGAGCGGATAAACTACCTTTTTGATAATAAGCTTCACGATCTTCCGAACGATCAGCGACCTGATTGTCACAAGAACGGTCATTCGTACCCATCGGTTTACGGTCGCATGCATTGGGATAAGCCCGCCCAAACGATAACGACTGGCTTCAACGCAGCGGGACAGGGTCGCTATGTTCACCCCAAGAGACGGCGGGTGATTACACCAAGAGAGGCGGCACGAATTCAGGGCTTCCCAGATTGGTTCAACTTCATGCCGGAAGGCATCGACGTACGACGTAAGGATGTCGCGAAGTGGATTGGTGACGCCGTGCATCCCATCCTTGGTTATGCGGCTGTCCTAAGCGCGCTCACTGCACTCGAAATGGCAGATGCTACGAGCAGAGAAGAGGTATCATTTGCATGAACGGCGTTCGTTGGTCCTCCCGACGAAACTGAGCACGCGTGCTATGACTTCCTCTTTTCTTGCAGCTAATTCACATTCCCAAACGGTGAGTGTTGACCAACCCAACTCCTCGTATTCAGCGCTGAGCTCCGCATCGCGCTCTACAACACGCTGCAGTTTTGGGATCCAATAATCCTGACGCGTTTTTGGCAAGGTGGCACGCCGACAACCCTTATGTTGGTGCCAGAAACAGCCATGGACAAAGATAACCTTTTGCCTGCTAGCGAAGGCAATATCTGGTGTGCCTGGCAGTTTGCGTACGTTCTTTCGAAAACGATACCCCAACCGATGTAACGCAGACCTCAGTTCACGCTCAGGCTTCGTTTCCTTGCCTTTCACCGCCCGCATTCTCCGCCGGACACCCTCAGGAACATCCGCAAATAGAGTTTCTCGGTCTGGGGCCTTGAGCATACGATAAAGGTTGGATTCCA
This genomic interval carries:
- a CDS encoding DNA cytosine methyltransferase, which encodes MISQSFERKNRRLYRKLEIGGRASQTEVADLGDPGLSPSEAWWQSKLREAVREELSPPRSLKVVDAFSGSGGLSLGANMAIQAAGFGARHVAAIDTDAAALAVHRHNFETEVTIADSASRIVDYHVLGQDDDAEFGYDPELISSYLLPEKTTDLFLAGPPCQGHSNLNNHTRRDDPRNQLYITSVALGLALKASCIVIENVPTVLRDKSNVVGTGETLLRAAGYSVASMVLRADDFGAPQTRARFFLIATKAGDAQAALEAVANELQSPAMPLSWAISDLLDKSADGLMNTPAAPSPVTLERINYLFDNKLHDLPNDQRPDCHKNGHSYPSVYGRMHWDKPAQTITTGFNAAGQGRYVHPKRRRVITPREAARIQGFPDWFNFMPEGIDVRRKDVAKWIGDAVHPILGYAAVLSALTALEMADATSREEVSFA
- a CDS encoding very short patch repair endonuclease, coding for MESNLYRMLKAPDRETLFADVPEGVRRRMRAVKGKETKPERELRSALHRLGYRFRKNVRKLPGTPDIAFASRQKVIFVHGCFWHQHKGCRRATLPKTRQDYWIPKLQRVVERDAELSAEYEELGWSTLTVWECELAARKEEVIARVLSFVGRTNERRSCK